Proteins from a single region of Euwallacea similis isolate ESF13 chromosome 21, ESF131.1, whole genome shotgun sequence:
- the LOC136415921 gene encoding uncharacterized protein isoform X2: MIEQADWGRAKGKKKGSQSIFSQGRRYQDLEDCKTRTAAKGCEIVCVCVYLECSDKDGVIWESARCPVKKVFRRQQKRFRRMKYSEHLHLVIGARR, encoded by the exons atgatcgaacaagctgactggggccgagcaaagggaaaaaagaaaggcagccaaagtattttttcacaaggaaggagatatcaagatttggaggattgcaa gacaagaactgcagccaaaggatgtgaaattgtgtgtgtgtgtgtctacCTCGAATGCAGCGATAAAGATGGTGTGATCTGGGAAAGTGCAAGGTGTCCAGTAAAGAAAGTTTTCCGAAGGCAACagaaaag attccGAAGGATGAAGTACTCGGAACACTTGCATTTGGTGATAGGTGCCAGGAGATAA
- the LOC136415921 gene encoding uncharacterized protein isoform X1 has protein sequence MIEQADWGRAKGKKKGSQSIFSQGRRYQDLEDCKTRTAAKGCEIVCVCVYLECSDKDGVIWESARCPVKKVFRRQQKRKQTEGLTEKQNTERKGLEQIPFRLGLRAPD, from the exons atgatcgaacaagctgactggggccgagcaaagggaaaaaagaaaggcagccaaagtattttttcacaaggaaggagatatcaagatttggaggattgcaa gacaagaactgcagccaaaggatgtgaaattgtgtgtgtgtgtgtctacCTCGAATGCAGCGATAAAGATGGTGTGATCTGGGAAAGTGCAAGGTGTCCAGTAAAGAAAGTTTTCCGAAGGCAACagaaaag gaagcaaacggaggggctcacggaaaaacagaacacagaaagaaagggtctggagcaaataccttttaggttaggtttacgagcaccagattag